A section of the Bacteroidia bacterium genome encodes:
- a CDS encoding DUF1573 domain-containing protein, translated as MQRYLSMLLLFMAVTFHAAAQGPVMTLETDNHNFGQINEGEKAEYEFEFTNTGDAPLVISDISRTCGCTTPSYSKDPVMPGEKGKIKVVFDSEGRPGRFHKSITVTTNEKGNSRNQIYLRGQVMTKGG; from the coding sequence ATGCAACGCTATCTTTCAATGCTGCTGCTGTTCATGGCAGTCACGTTCCATGCAGCGGCACAAGGCCCTGTGATGACCCTGGAAACGGATAACCACAACTTTGGCCAGATCAACGAAGGAGAAAAAGCAGAATATGAGTTTGAATTCACCAACACGGGAGATGCGCCATTGGTGATTAGCGATATTTCACGAACCTGTGGCTGTACCACTCCCTCCTATTCCAAGGATCCCGTAATGCCTGGCGAAAAAGGTAAGATCAAAGTTGTTTTTGATTCCGAAGGGAGGCCAGGCAGGTTTCATAAATCAATAACCGTTACCACCAACGAAAAGGGAAATTCCAGGAATCAGATCTATCTCCGTGGCCAGGTAATGACAAAAGGAGGATAA
- a CDS encoding DUF1573 domain-containing protein — protein MKHLTAIIFTVFCLSQLGAQSGAGISFEKETHDFGTIIQNSEAKYTFRITNSGDKPLILLDVKPGCSCTVANYTKEAILPGKSGFITAEFNKTEEVGAFMKNITVTSNAKGDDSYKMIFVKGTVVSKEKTSGS, from the coding sequence ATGAAGCATTTAACCGCCATTATTTTTACTGTATTCTGTCTGTCGCAGTTAGGGGCCCAATCAGGGGCCGGGATCAGTTTTGAGAAAGAAACGCACGATTTCGGAACGATCATCCAAAATTCCGAGGCAAAATATACCTTCAGGATCACCAACAGCGGAGATAAACCCCTGATCCTGCTGGACGTGAAACCAGGTTGTTCATGCACAGTTGCAAACTACACAAAAGAAGCTATTTTACCCGGAAAGAGCGGCTTTATAACAGCAGAGTTTAATAAAACTGAAGAGGTGGGTGCTTTTATGAAAAATATAACGGTTACTTCCAATGCGAAAGGGGATGATTCCTATAAAATGATTTTCGTCAAAGGAACAGTAGTATCGAAAGAGAAAACCTCCGGAAGTTAA
- a CDS encoding acylphosphatase, translating to MKPSKMTGLRISVSGNVQGVNFRSETQRKAEELEIQGYVKNLESGKVEIEAQGSDEAMQKFLDWLKVGPAASDVEDVKSTPVQMGDYSGFEIVR from the coding sequence ATGAAACCATCCAAAATGACTGGACTGAGGATTTCAGTTTCAGGCAACGTACAAGGAGTTAATTTCAGAAGTGAAACCCAACGAAAGGCTGAAGAGCTTGAAATACAGGGATACGTAAAAAACCTGGAGAGTGGAAAGGTGGAAATTGAGGCCCAGGGTTCGGATGAGGCAATGCAGAAGTTCCTGGATTGGCTGAAGGTAGGCCCTGCGGCATCCGATGTAGAGGACGTAAAGTCAACACCCGTCCAAATGGGTGATTATTCCGGATTCGAAATAGTCAGGTAA
- a CDS encoding OmpA family protein, with protein MKNLLLAGAIAAAMLSACVSPRVVQDLKTENAALDTRLDSCRSALSDIRTDYDRALVDMEAQSNTIRKLVEDTIHLSRAQRRLNDLYQRLNTTYEELIDRNKTISTESMQKAQELAGDLQKLQAELQEREQELTQKELALQAKEAKAQELGQNLTMTQSELMEKVERVNELERLIGQKDSANQALRKSIADALLSFQDQGLTVSLKDGKVYVSLQEKLLFASGRYEIDKNGKQALLKLAEVLNTKPSVAVLIEGHTDNVPISAGSCLKDNWDLSVLRATEVARVLTEQGNVDPQRVVASGRSKYVPVDSSDSVEARRRNRRTEIILTPNLDELYQLIETK; from the coding sequence ATGAAGAATCTACTCTTGGCCGGAGCAATTGCAGCGGCTATGCTCAGCGCGTGCGTATCACCACGGGTTGTTCAGGATTTGAAAACCGAAAATGCGGCTTTGGACACGAGGCTGGACAGTTGCCGTTCTGCCCTCAGCGACATCAGGACTGACTATGACAGGGCGCTTGTGGATATGGAGGCCCAATCCAATACCATCCGGAAATTGGTGGAGGACACCATTCATCTTAGCCGGGCGCAACGAAGGCTTAATGATTTGTACCAAAGGCTGAATACCACTTATGAGGAACTGATTGACCGGAATAAAACGATCTCTACTGAAAGTATGCAGAAGGCGCAGGAACTGGCCGGAGACCTGCAGAAACTGCAGGCTGAATTGCAGGAGCGCGAGCAGGAATTGACTCAGAAAGAGTTGGCATTGCAGGCGAAAGAAGCAAAAGCCCAGGAACTCGGACAGAATCTTACCATGACCCAAAGTGAACTTATGGAAAAAGTGGAGCGGGTAAATGAACTTGAGCGACTTATCGGGCAAAAGGATTCTGCAAACCAGGCCCTGAGAAAATCCATTGCTGATGCATTATTAAGTTTTCAGGACCAGGGGCTGACGGTAAGTTTGAAGGACGGGAAAGTATATGTGTCGCTTCAGGAAAAACTTCTTTTTGCCAGTGGCCGTTATGAAATTGATAAAAATGGAAAGCAGGCTCTTTTAAAATTGGCTGAAGTGCTGAATACTAAACCCAGTGTGGCTGTTTTGATTGAAGGACATACGGATAATGTACCGATCAGCGCAGGAAGCTGTCTGAAAGACAATTGGGATCTCAGCGTTTTGAGAGCTACCGAGGTGGCACGGGTTCTTACGGAGCAAGGAAATGTTGATCCACAGCGGGTGGTTGCTTCGGGAAGAAGCAAATACGTACCGGTAGATTCCAGCGATTCCGTTGAAGCCCGCAGGAGAAACAGACGTACAGAAATTATCCTTACCCCAAATCTTGATGAGCTTTATCAATTAATTGAAACGAAATGA
- a CDS encoding Rne/Rng family ribonuclease — protein sequence MSRELVIQTTSHGADIALLEEKKLVELHHENVEDEFLVGDVYKGRVRKLLPGLNAAFIDIGHEKDAFLHYLDMGPNIRTQQKFFAQAANDAGVELANFEFEPEIQKTGKITDVLKPGLPIIVQIMKEPISTKGPRLSSQLSIAGRYVILIPFGKSMAISKKIRNKEERERLRRLLNSIRPANFSIIVRTVAEGKMVAELDRDLRNLVDKWDLLIKNLRQNKPKLLGELDKTESILRDLLNDSFQKVLVDNEQYYIQVKDYIQRIAPQKEHIVKLFTGEGSLYKSYGIDKQMKTLFGKIVNLTGGAYLIIEHTEAMHVIDVNSGSRRSNEKNQEDNALRINTEAAEEVARQLRLRDLGGIIIIDFIDMRQFENKKKLHAHLKELMKEDRAKHSVLPISKFGLVQITRQRVRPELNMNNAQTCPMCKGTGEANPHIMVVEEIENRLTEIMKEYKERSLRIIVNPFIQSHLTKGMVSLRWKWMWKYKIWIEVEADEAFFITKYLLLTSTGKEIEA from the coding sequence TTGAGCCGGGAACTGGTAATTCAAACTACTTCTCACGGAGCCGACATTGCATTGCTTGAAGAGAAAAAACTTGTAGAACTTCATCATGAAAATGTTGAAGATGAGTTTCTTGTGGGTGATGTATATAAAGGCAGAGTAAGAAAGTTGCTGCCGGGATTAAATGCTGCATTTATTGATATTGGCCATGAAAAGGATGCGTTTCTGCATTACCTCGATATGGGGCCGAATATCAGAACGCAGCAAAAATTCTTTGCTCAGGCGGCTAATGATGCCGGAGTGGAGCTTGCCAATTTTGAGTTTGAACCCGAAATTCAGAAAACCGGCAAAATCACTGATGTCCTGAAACCCGGACTCCCCATCATCGTGCAGATCATGAAGGAGCCTATTTCCACGAAAGGTCCTCGCCTTAGCTCCCAGCTTAGCATTGCCGGAAGATATGTGATCCTCATCCCGTTCGGCAAGTCTATGGCGATCAGCAAAAAGATAAGGAACAAAGAAGAACGAGAGCGGCTGAGAAGATTATTGAACAGTATTCGTCCGGCCAACTTCAGCATCATTGTCCGTACGGTAGCCGAAGGGAAAATGGTGGCAGAACTTGACCGCGATCTGCGCAACCTGGTGGATAAATGGGATTTGCTGATAAAGAATCTTCGGCAGAACAAACCCAAGCTTTTGGGAGAGTTGGATAAAACCGAATCAATTCTGCGTGATCTTCTTAATGATTCATTTCAAAAGGTGCTGGTGGATAATGAGCAGTATTACATACAGGTGAAAGATTATATCCAGCGAATAGCCCCGCAGAAAGAACATATTGTCAAGCTCTTTACCGGGGAAGGCAGCCTTTATAAAAGCTATGGTATTGACAAGCAGATGAAAACGCTTTTCGGAAAGATCGTGAATCTGACCGGGGGCGCATATCTGATCATTGAGCATACCGAAGCTATGCATGTAATTGATGTGAACAGCGGCAGCCGCAGGAGCAATGAAAAAAATCAGGAGGACAATGCCCTGCGTATTAATACAGAGGCAGCGGAGGAAGTAGCAAGACAACTTCGCCTGCGCGATCTTGGCGGCATTATCATCATTGATTTTATTGACATGCGCCAGTTCGAGAACAAAAAGAAGCTGCATGCCCATCTCAAAGAGTTGATGAAGGAAGACAGGGCAAAACATTCGGTGCTCCCAATCTCGAAATTTGGTTTGGTTCAGATCACCCGCCAACGGGTGCGTCCTGAACTTAATATGAATAATGCCCAGACATGCCCCATGTGCAAGGGAACAGGTGAGGCAAATCCCCATATTATGGTGGTGGAAGAAATTGAGAATCGCCTGACCGAAATCATGAAAGAATATAAAGAGCGTTCACTCAGAATAATCGTCAACCCTTTTATCCAGAGCCATCTTACGAAAGGTATGGTATCCTTGCGATGGAAATGGATGTGGAAGTACAAAATCTGGATTGAAGTGGAAGCTGATGAAGCATTCTTCATCACCAAATATCTCCTCCTCACTTCCACAGGAAAGGAGATTGAGGCATAA
- a CDS encoding HU family DNA-binding protein: MTKAEVVSEISDRTGIDKKEVEEVVNNFFHVLKDSMSQGNDVFFRGFGSFIVKRRARKVARNIAKNTSLIIEPHYIPAFKPAKSFAEDVKKKVK, from the coding sequence GTGACAAAAGCAGAAGTCGTATCTGAAATTTCGGATCGTACCGGAATAGATAAGAAGGAAGTGGAGGAAGTAGTAAACAATTTTTTTCACGTATTGAAGGACTCAATGTCGCAAGGCAATGATGTTTTCTTCAGAGGTTTTGGAAGCTTCATTGTAAAGAGAAGAGCCCGTAAGGTAGCACGGAACATTGCAAAGAATACTTCCCTGATTATTGAACCCCATTACATTCCTGCATTCAAACCGGCAAAATCATTTGCCGAGGATGTGAAGAAAAAGGTGAAGTAA